The Caloranaerobacter sp. TR13 DNA segment ATTGTTTTTGTCCTTGGGATATATTTGTTGCTTCTTCATTTAATATCATATTGTATCCATTTGGTAAAGTATGAACAAAACTATCTACGTGGGCTGCTTTTGCAGCAGCTATAACCTCTTCGTCAGTTGCATTTAAGCGACCATATCGTATATTCTCCATAATACTACCATTATATAGCCATGTGTCTTGTAAAACCATTCCAAACATTGAGCGCAAGTCATGACGCGTAAAATTTCTTATATCATGTCCATCAATCAATATAGAACCTTCATTTATATCGTAAAATCTCATTAACAGTTTGACTATTGTAGTTTTTCCTGCTCCAGTTGGTCCAACTATGGCAATCTTTTGACCAGGCTTAATAGAAGCAGAGAAGTTATTAATTACTATATTTCCAGGGTTATATCCAAATCGTACATTCTTAAATTCAACCTGTCCTTTGACCTCTTGTAGTTTTACTGGTGTTGAGGTTTCTGGTACTTCCTCTTCTTCCTCTAAGAATTCGAAAACCCGTTCAGCTGAAGCAGCCATTTGTTGAAGAATATTAGAAATATTAGCTATTCGCGATATTGGTTGGGTGAACTGACGAACATATTGTATAAAAGCTTGCACATCTCCAACCTCAATAACTCTCTTGGCTGCTAGATATCCACCCATAATACTTACTACTACATATCCAAGGTTTCCTACAAAGTTCATAAGAGGCATCATGATACTGGTTAAAAATTGAGCCTTCCATGCTGCTCCATAAAGTCTATTATTTAGAACATTAAATTTTTCAATGCTTTTCTTTTCACCGTTAAATGCTTTTACAACAATATGTCCACCATACATTTCTTCTACATGTCCACTTAAATTACCTAAGTAGTCTTGCTGCTGTTTAAAGAATTTTTGTGAACGCTTAATGATAAATGCTATAAGCATGATTGATATGGGGATTACTCCAAGAACAGCTAGAGTCATTTTCCAGCTTATACTCAGCATCATAATAAATACACCTATAACTGTTGTTATTGATGTTATAATCTGACTCAAGCTTTGATTAAGTGTCTGACTTAGAGTATCTACGTCATTAGTAACACGGGACAAAACCTCTCCATGAGTTGTTTTATCAAAATACTTTAGTGGTAAACGATTTATTTTTTCTGATATACTTTTTCTTAAATTATAACTTACATTCATTGCAATACCAGACATAATCCATCCTTGAATATATCCAAACAAAGCACTTAATAAATATAACCCTATAAGGATAAAGATTATTCTGCCTATATAATTAAAATCTATATTTCCAGTACCTGCAATTTTGGCCATAACACCTTCAAAAAGCTTAGTAGTAGCTTTTCCTAAAATCTTAGGACCAACGATGTTAAAGGTAGCACTTGCAATTGCAAATATTAAGACAACAATTATGGAATATTTATAAACCTTTAAATGTTCCATTAATTTTTTCATGGTACCCTTAAAGTCTTTGGCTTTTTCTACACTACCCATCATACCTCGAGGACCATGACCTCTACGCCCTATGCCCATACCACGGCGATTATTTATTCTATTTTTTTCACTCATGCTAATTCCTCCTTGGACAGCTGTGACAATGCAATTTCTTGATAGGTTTTGCAACTTTCCATGAGTTCTTTATGCTTACCTTTTCCTACTATTCTACCTTCATCTAGAACTATAATCTGTTCAGCATTCATCACAGTTGAAATACGTTGTGCAATCAAGATGATAGTACTTGACTTTGCCTTTTCCTTCAATGCTTTTCTAAGGGCTGCAGCAGTCTTAAAATCTAGAGCTGAGAAGCTGTCATCAAAAATAAATATTTCAGGTTTTTTTACAAGGGCACGAGCAATAGATAATCTTTGTTTTTGTCCACCTGATAAGTTAGTTCCTCCTTGAGATATTTTTGTTTTGAACCCATCGGTTTTTTCTTTTATGAACTCCATAGCTTGGGCAATATCAGCAGCTTCTTTTAAATCTGCTTCTGAGGCATTTTCATTGGCATATTTAAGATTAGACTCAATAGTACCGCTAAATAGGGAACTTTTTTGAGGAACATAACCAATTTTATCTCTAAGTTCATTTTGAGTAATCTCTCTTACATCAACTCCATCAACTAGTACTTGTCCCTCAGTAACATCATAGAGACGGAGAATAAGATTGACTAAAGTAGATTTTCCAGAACCAGTTGATCCGATAATTGCCGTAGTTTCTCCTGGTAAAGCTTTAAAGCTTATATTTTTGAGCACATCCTCTTCAGCTCCAGGATATCTAAATGAGACATTCTTAAATTCTACTACTCCCTTTAAATTTTTATTTGCACTCTTTGGATTCTTAGGGTCTTTTATTTCAACCTCTGTGTCTAGTACTTCTGCTATACGTTGTGCTGCTACTGAAGCCCTTGGAATCATGATGAACATAAAGGACATCATTAGGAATGCGAAGATAATTTGCATAGCATATTGCATAAATGCCATCATATCTCCAACCTGCATGCTTGAATTGGCTATCTGATGAGCTCCTACCCAAACTATAAGAATGGTTATTCCATTCATTATAAGCATCATTGTTGGGAACATGACTGCCATTATGCGGTTTACGAAAAGATTTGTATTTGTAAGATTTTTATTTGCCTGATCAAATCTTTTTTCTTCAAAATCTTGATTATTAAATGCTCTGATAACCATCATTCCAGATAGATTTTCTCTTGTTATCAAGTTGAGTCTATCAATAAGCTTCTGTATGACTCTGAATTTAGGCAGAGCAGTTAAAAATACGGTAGTAATTAAAATTAGTAGTGCTATA contains these protein-coding regions:
- a CDS encoding ABC transporter ATP-binding protein — translated: MSEKNRINNRRGMGIGRRGHGPRGMMGSVEKAKDFKGTMKKLMEHLKVYKYSIIVVLIFAIASATFNIVGPKILGKATTKLFEGVMAKIAGTGNIDFNYIGRIIFILIGLYLLSALFGYIQGWIMSGIAMNVSYNLRKSISEKINRLPLKYFDKTTHGEVLSRVTNDVDTLSQTLNQSLSQIITSITTVIGVFIMMLSISWKMTLAVLGVIPISIMLIAFIIKRSQKFFKQQQDYLGNLSGHVEEMYGGHIVVKAFNGEKKSIEKFNVLNNRLYGAAWKAQFLTSIMMPLMNFVGNLGYVVVSIMGGYLAAKRVIEVGDVQAFIQYVRQFTQPISRIANISNILQQMAASAERVFEFLEEEEEVPETSTPVKLQEVKGQVEFKNVRFGYNPGNIVINNFSASIKPGQKIAIVGPTGAGKTTIVKLLMRFYDINEGSILIDGHDIRNFTRHDLRSMFGMVLQDTWLYNGSIMENIRYGRLNATDEEVIAAAKAAHVDSFVHTLPNGYNMILNEEATNISQGQKQLITIARAILADPKILIFDEATSLVDTRTEVQIQKAMSNLMRNRTSFIIAHRLSTIRDADLILVMNHGDIVEQGTHKELLVKGGFYANLYQSQFEVA
- a CDS encoding ABC transporter ATP-binding protein, with product MAAIILLFAQAMADLSLPDYMSNIVNNGIQQGGIVNAVPEAIRESQMNKMIIFMEQKDIKLVMDSYTLITKSSKDYAHYVELYPTLKNEPIYVLNNIGKSKIDELNPIMGKAILVVSGINKMKSEAKGGMIDFNGNKIPASTDLFSLFKNLPQEQRTKISNEINKQFIALGNKMIVQAAAGPIKAEYEALGIDTEKIQTRYIINTGIKMLLISLISALCIVGVGFLASRTAAGLARNLRMAVFTKVQSFSKAEIDKFSTASLITRTTNDITQIQMLIVIIIRMVFYAPIMGVGGIIKALDKSQSMSWVIGVAIIALLILITTVFLTALPKFRVIQKLIDRLNLITRENLSGMMVIRAFNNQDFEEKRFDQANKNLTNTNLFVNRIMAVMFPTMMLIMNGITILIVWVGAHQIANSSMQVGDMMAFMQYAMQIIFAFLMMSFMFIMIPRASVAAQRIAEVLDTEVEIKDPKNPKSANKNLKGVVEFKNVSFRYPGAEEDVLKNISFKALPGETTAIIGSTGSGKSTLVNLILRLYDVTEGQVLVDGVDVREITQNELRDKIGYVPQKSSLFSGTIESNLKYANENASEADLKEAADIAQAMEFIKEKTDGFKTKISQGGTNLSGGQKQRLSIARALVKKPEIFIFDDSFSALDFKTAAALRKALKEKAKSSTIILIAQRISTVMNAEQIIVLDEGRIVGKGKHKELMESCKTYQEIALSQLSKEELA